A genomic segment from Aegilops tauschii subsp. strangulata cultivar AL8/78 chromosome 1, Aet v6.0, whole genome shotgun sequence encodes:
- the LOC141039163 gene encoding uncharacterized protein, with product MTCAAANLGEDVGLSKIDIAGKETPRQTLAKSEIVLEFKSAVFPKWRTFFNITVATYALEDHLTTETPSTDPTWLRLDVLVLRWLYGSMAMDIVDLVMPTDPATATAYKVWTSVLALFNDNKKSREIYLAEEFHNIKQEDRSITEYLHLQKTAADALAEVGAPVSDPELVTNVIKGLHERFDSVADIAPLLMPFPTFLNFRNMLLLHEMKASRRSNNTSVAAFYAAKGPALAPPSGGGASSGGGGGAPSGAGGGQPWRAPAPAHNPHATGYGKGKGKNKGYKSAGGASPMPTPFNPWTGAIQMWPMQSRPNSTGGILGRGSGSHADAYMAAPPAAPGAPYGGYGSAPYGAVLPYAAPPTPAPSWDTAALAQHFTNMTLQQPAPEWVMDSSATAHLSSDAGPSFPARDPSVQ from the exons ATGACATGTGCTGCAG CTAATTTAGGAGAGGATGTAGGATTAAGTAAGATAGACATTGCTGGGAAAGA GACCCCGCGTCAAACCTTGGCCAAAAGTGAGATCGTCCTCGAGTTCAAGAGCGCCGTCTTCCCCAAGTGGAGGACCTTCTTCAACATCACCGTCGCCACCTACGCCCTCGAGGACCACCTCACCACCGAGACGCCCTCCACCGATCCAACATGGCTCCGCCTCGACGTCCTCGTGCTCCGCTGGCTCTACGGCTCCATGGCCATGGACATCGTAGACCTCGTCATGCCCACCGACCCCGCCACCGCCACGGCGTACAAGGTCTGGACCTCCGTCCTCGCGCTCTTCAACGACAACAAAAAGAGCCGCGAGATTTATCTCGCCGAGGAGTTCCACAACATCAAGCAGGAGGATCGGTCCATCACCGAGTACCTTCACCTGCAAAAGACGGCGGCTGACGCCCTCGCCGAGGTCGGTGCGCCCGTCTCCGATCCCGAGCTCGTCACCAACGTCATCAAGGGCCTCCACGAGCGCTTCGACAGTGTCGCCGACATCGCCCCCCTCCTCATGCCGTTCCCTACCTTCCTCAACTTCCGCAACATGCTGCTGCTCCACGAGATGAAGGCCTCTCGGCGCTCCAACAACACCTCGGTCGCCGCCTTCTACGCAGCCAAAGGACCAGCCCTCGCTCCTCCCAGCGGCGGCGGTGCGTCCTCcgggggcggcggtggcgctCCTTCCGGTGCGGGCGGCGGCCAGCCATGGCGGGCTCCTGCTCCCGCCCACAACCCTCATGCCACCGGCTATGGCAAGGGGAAGGGCAAGAACAAGGGCTACAAGTCCGCCGGTGGCGCTTCTCCAATGCCAACTCCGTTCAACCCTTGGACAGGGGCCATCCAGATGTGGCCCATGCAGTCCCGCCCCAACAGCACCGGTGGCATCCTTGGAAGGGGTTCGGGCTCACACGCCGACGCCTACATGGCCGCTCCCCCGGCTGCTCCCGGCGCGCCCTACGGCGGCTATGGCTCAGCTCCGTACGGCGCCGTGCTGCCCTACGCCGCACCACCGACACCGGCACCATCATGGGACACCGCCGCTCTCGCCCAACACTTCACCAACATGACGCTGCAGCAGCCCGCTCCCGAGTGGGTCATGGACAGCAGCGCGACCGCCCACCTTTCCTCCGATGCCG GACCTTCATTCCCGGCGCGAGATCCTTCGGTGCAATAG